The proteins below are encoded in one region of Candidatus Binatia bacterium:
- a CDS encoding MMPL family transporter — translation MLGALGHFTYRRRWLVLVLSGLALLLSGAGLVYGGRLSSGEVVGLEAGEARRLVEEQLHFPGDSSFTIVFRSDALTTSDPRFMEAVTSALVGLRADPRIGSVLAPDQAPGPLVKRLVSQDGHAALAIVTVDLPYREAARVFPELRTLVRGGPLTTTFTGYLAFRSDLDRVLEHDLVRAEAISLPLSVLVLLLAFRTAAAAVLPVGVGALAVLGGIAGVLLLSHFTDMAAYTINVASLIGLGVAIDYSLFIVSRYRDELAAGADYERALGRAVAKTGRAVVFSGVAVGVGLSGLVFFRGSFLASMGIAAAIVVTLAVIFALTFLPALLAVLGPAIDTGRVSIPGAGRYAGLWRRIAHWVMKRPVLVLLPTLAFVTMLGLPFWDLRLAGADVTTLPASVEAREGFELLKRSFPDQLGNRILVLVRFPSAPVLTVPRARALYDLGQRIRALPGVHDVESIVELGPELAATLATTPPMFLPPEARLALKGTVGRDFALLQVSSDLPPAGKEAAALIEAIREHRQVADGTLLVGGNAALDLDTTNFILERAPAAIAFVVVVTMIVLFLSLRSVVLPIKAVVMNFLSITASFGALVWIFQEGHLQWLLHFQAGPIDPTLPVLLFCSVFGLSMDYEVLMLTRMREEYDRTGDNTQAVADGLERTGKVVTSAAAIMVVVFGAFGLSRVVVVKAMGVTLALAIALDATLVRVLIVPATMRLFGDLNWWAPAPLLRVLDRLRDEA, via the coding sequence ATGCTCGGCGCCCTGGGGCACTTCACATATCGTAGACGGTGGCTGGTCCTCGTCCTGAGCGGTCTGGCGTTGCTCCTCAGCGGCGCCGGGCTCGTGTACGGCGGTCGCCTGAGTTCCGGTGAGGTCGTCGGGCTGGAGGCGGGAGAGGCGCGCCGCCTGGTCGAAGAGCAGTTGCACTTTCCGGGCGACTCCTCCTTCACGATCGTCTTCCGCAGCGACGCGCTGACCACCTCAGACCCGCGGTTCATGGAGGCGGTAACATCCGCGCTGGTGGGGCTGCGAGCGGATCCGCGCATCGGGTCCGTGCTCGCGCCCGACCAGGCTCCGGGCCCGCTCGTCAAGCGGTTGGTATCGCAAGACGGCCATGCGGCGCTGGCCATCGTCACCGTGGATCTGCCCTACCGCGAAGCGGCGCGGGTCTTTCCCGAGTTGCGCACGCTGGTACGCGGAGGGCCGCTGACAACCACGTTCACCGGATACCTCGCTTTCCGCAGCGACCTCGACCGCGTTCTCGAGCACGACCTGGTGCGGGCCGAGGCCATCAGTCTGCCGCTCAGCGTCCTCGTGTTGCTGCTCGCCTTCCGCACCGCGGCCGCGGCCGTCTTGCCGGTCGGGGTAGGCGCCCTGGCGGTTCTCGGCGGCATTGCCGGCGTGTTGCTGCTGTCGCACTTCACCGACATGGCGGCATACACGATCAACGTCGCCTCGCTCATCGGCCTCGGGGTCGCTATCGACTACTCCCTGTTCATCGTCAGCCGCTACCGGGACGAACTCGCCGCGGGGGCGGACTACGAGCGGGCGCTCGGCCGGGCGGTGGCGAAGACGGGTCGGGCGGTGGTCTTTTCCGGCGTTGCGGTGGGCGTGGGACTGTCCGGGCTGGTGTTCTTCCGCGGCTCGTTTCTCGCCTCCATGGGCATCGCGGCGGCCATTGTCGTAACGCTGGCGGTCATCTTCGCCCTGACCTTTCTGCCCGCGTTGCTCGCGGTACTCGGCCCGGCAATCGACACCGGCCGGGTAAGCATACCCGGGGCGGGCCGATACGCGGGCCTCTGGCGACGCATCGCGCACTGGGTGATGAAGCGCCCCGTGCTGGTGCTGTTACCGACCCTGGCGTTCGTGACCATGCTGGGGTTGCCGTTTTGGGATCTGCGTCTGGCGGGCGCCGACGTCACCACGCTGCCCGCCTCGGTCGAGGCGCGCGAGGGGTTCGAGCTGCTGAAGCGGAGTTTCCCGGACCAGCTCGGCAATCGCATCCTGGTGCTCGTGCGTTTCCCTTCCGCCCCGGTCCTGACGGTACCGAGGGCGCGGGCGCTCTACGATCTCGGCCAGCGCATTCGAGCCCTGCCCGGCGTCCACGACGTCGAGAGCATCGTCGAACTCGGGCCCGAACTGGCGGCCACCCTGGCCACCACGCCGCCCATGTTCCTGCCGCCCGAGGCGCGGCTCGCGCTGAAGGGCACCGTCGGCCGCGACTTCGCGCTGCTGCAGGTATCGAGCGATCTGCCGCCCGCCGGCAAGGAGGCAGCGGCGCTCATCGAAGCCATCCGCGAGCACCGGCAGGTGGCCGACGGCACCTTACTGGTCGGCGGCAACGCGGCGTTGGATCTCGACACGACCAACTTCATCCTCGAACGGGCGCCGGCGGCGATCGCGTTCGTCGTCGTGGTCACCATGATCGTGCTGTTCCTGTCGTTGCGATCGGTGGTGCTCCCGATCAAGGCGGTGGTCATGAACTTCCTGTCGATCACCGCGTCGTTCGGCGCCCTGGTGTGGATCTTTCAGGAAGGACACCTGCAGTGGCTGCTGCATTTCCAGGCCGGACCGATCGATCCGACGCTGCCGGTGCTGCTGTTCTGTTCGGTCTTCGGGCTCTCGATGGACTACGAAGTCCTGATGCTGACCCGGATGCGCGAGGAGTACGACCGCACCGGCGACAACACGCAGGCGGTGGCCGACGGCCTCGAACGAACCGGCAAGGTGGTCACCAGCGCCGCGGCGATCATGGTCGTCGTCTTCGGCGCATTCGGCCTGTCCCGGGTCGTCGTCGTAAAGGCGATGGGCGTGACGCTGGCACTTGCCATCGCCCTCGACGCCACTCTGGTGCGCGTGCTCATCGTACCGGCGACGATGCGTTTATTCGGCGATCTCAACTGGTGGGCCCCGGCCCCCCTGCTACGGGTGCTCGATCGGTTGCGCGACGAGGCGTGA
- a CDS encoding glycosyltransferase — protein MRIAFVIDSLDGLGGGVATARRFVAALRQRHDVTLVTTGPAGAGRVTVPGFELPLHAMRAQQFAFGWPVRATLERVLAAVDVVHLQFPFLLSFAALRIARRRGLPVVASFNVQPENLLHGLGIRAPWLNRFAYRLWTRAFYERADLVLCPTAFAEELLREHGLRKPVAIVSNGAPPGWGRATPRQPPAPDAPVHVLSVGRFAREKRHDVILEAVARSRHRARLRLAFAGAGPLDREIRAHAARLGLPLDIEYASPERLRALYEEATVFVHASEVELEGMAVVEALVMGLPLLLADAPANASARYAPGPDFLFRSGDPAALAARLDALLDDPEAYAAASAFCVKLAPQFDFATCVRQLERAYARVVEQAAAAEAAPVKGDRPDVPPRLAAE, from the coding sequence ATGCGCATTGCATTCGTCATCGATTCGCTCGACGGACTCGGCGGGGGCGTGGCCACGGCGCGGCGCTTCGTCGCCGCGCTGCGGCAGCGGCACGACGTCACGCTGGTAACCACGGGTCCCGCCGGCGCGGGCCGGGTGACTGTCCCTGGATTCGAGCTGCCGCTGCATGCGATGCGCGCGCAGCAGTTCGCTTTCGGCTGGCCCGTCCGAGCGACGCTGGAACGGGTGTTGGCTGCCGTCGATGTTGTCCACCTGCAGTTCCCGTTCTTGCTCAGCTTCGCGGCGCTGCGCATCGCGCGCAGGCGGGGCCTGCCGGTGGTCGCTTCCTTCAATGTCCAGCCCGAGAACCTACTGCACGGCCTCGGCATCCGTGCGCCGTGGCTCAACCGGTTTGCCTATCGCCTGTGGACCCGCGCCTTCTACGAACGCGCCGACCTGGTTTTGTGTCCGACCGCGTTCGCGGAAGAGCTGCTGCGCGAGCACGGCCTTCGCAAACCGGTGGCGATCGTGTCGAACGGCGCACCGCCGGGGTGGGGGCGTGCGACCCCCCGGCAGCCGCCGGCACCGGATGCTCCTGTGCACGTTCTCTCCGTCGGGCGCTTCGCGCGCGAGAAGCGCCACGACGTCATTCTCGAAGCCGTCGCGCGCTCGCGGCACCGGGCCCGGTTACGGTTGGCGTTCGCGGGCGCCGGGCCTCTCGACCGGGAGATCCGCGCTCATGCGGCGCGCCTGGGCCTACCACTGGATATCGAGTACGCGTCGCCCGAGCGTCTGCGCGCCCTGTACGAGGAGGCCACCGTGTTCGTCCACGCCAGCGAGGTCGAGCTGGAGGGCATGGCCGTGGTCGAGGCGCTGGTCATGGGGCTGCCGCTGCTGCTCGCCGACGCGCCCGCCAACGCCTCGGCGCGCTATGCGCCCGGCCCCGACTTCCTGTTCCGGAGCGGCGATCCGGCGGCACTTGCGGCGCGCCTCGACGCGCTCCTCGACGACCCCGAGGCGTACGCGGCCGCGAGCGCGTTCTGCGTCAAGCTCGCTCCGCAGTTCGACTTCGCCACCTGCGTGCGCCAGCTCGAACGCGCCTACGCCCGCGTCGTCGAGCAGGCCGCCGCCGCCGAAGCGGCGCCGGTCAAAGGCGACCGCCCCGACGTTCCGCCGCGGCTCGCGGCGGAGTGA
- a CDS encoding acyl-CoA dehydrogenase family protein, translating into MSLWDPPMSPFYTPSHEEFRATIRRFVEQEITPHVDEWDEAEGFPRELYKKAAAVGLIGAGFPEEYGGTPADLFFAIVAAQELARAGSGGISASLMSHGIGCPPIARLGSEEMKRRVLPPVLAGDKISALAITEPDAGSDVASLRTSARRDGDHYVVNGSKTFITSGMRADFVTVAVRTGGPGMGGISLLLLEKDMPGFTRTPLKKMGWWASDTATLIFDDVRVPVTNLIGEENMGFLGIMLNFNGERIGMAASANAFSRVCLEEAIAWARQRMVFGKPLMHQQVIRHKLVDMAMRINATQAYLEMLAWRIQNGDSPVADIAMLKNQATQTMAFCASEAVQIHGGMGYMRGTRVERIYREVKVNAIGGGAEEIMKELASRQLGL; encoded by the coding sequence ATGAGTTTGTGGGACCCCCCGATGAGCCCGTTTTATACCCCCAGCCACGAGGAATTCCGCGCCACCATCCGCCGCTTCGTCGAGCAGGAAATCACCCCCCACGTCGACGAGTGGGACGAGGCCGAAGGGTTTCCCCGCGAACTCTACAAGAAAGCTGCCGCCGTCGGCCTGATCGGCGCGGGCTTTCCCGAGGAGTACGGAGGAACGCCCGCCGATCTCTTCTTCGCCATTGTCGCCGCGCAGGAACTCGCCCGCGCGGGGTCCGGTGGCATTTCCGCCAGTCTTATGAGCCACGGCATCGGTTGTCCGCCGATCGCCCGCCTCGGCAGCGAGGAAATGAAACGCCGCGTGCTCCCGCCCGTTCTCGCCGGCGACAAGATCAGCGCCCTCGCGATTACCGAACCGGACGCCGGCTCCGACGTCGCCAGCTTGCGCACCAGCGCACGCCGCGACGGCGACCACTACGTCGTCAACGGCAGCAAGACCTTCATTACCTCCGGCATGCGCGCCGACTTCGTCACCGTTGCGGTGCGCACCGGCGGGCCCGGCATGGGCGGCATCTCTCTCCTGCTGCTGGAAAAGGACATGCCCGGCTTCACGCGGACGCCGCTGAAGAAAATGGGCTGGTGGGCTTCCGACACCGCGACGTTGATCTTCGACGACGTGCGCGTGCCCGTCACCAATCTGATCGGCGAAGAAAACATGGGCTTCCTCGGCATCATGCTCAATTTCAACGGCGAACGGATCGGCATGGCCGCCAGCGCCAACGCGTTCTCGCGCGTCTGCCTCGAGGAAGCCATCGCCTGGGCGCGGCAACGGATGGTCTTCGGTAAGCCGCTCATGCACCAGCAGGTTATCCGCCACAAGCTGGTCGACATGGCGATGCGCATCAACGCCACCCAGGCGTACCTCGAAATGCTGGCGTGGCGGATACAGAACGGTGACTCGCCGGTTGCAGACATCGCCATGCTGAAGAACCAGGCGACGCAAACCATGGCCTTCTGCGCGTCGGAGGCGGTGCAGATCCACGGCGGTATGGGCTACATGCGCGGCACCCGGGTCGAGCGCATCTACCGCGAGGTCAAGGTCAATGCCATCGGCGGCGGCGCGGAGGAGATCATGAAAGAACTGGCCTCGCGGCAGTTGGGGCTGTGA
- a CDS encoding murein L,D-transpeptidase catalytic domain family protein, which produces MKGKSVLQVVVVAVAAATALAACATPRYQSTSKRWTKEPWRPVPSAMEASGPRAEVLDLALRAFECGRSAGHFQGSLLTVIDYSLPSAARRLWVIDVDRGTVLFNELVAHGEGSGEAYAVAFSNTPGSRQSSLGLFRTEQTYWGRHGQSLRLSGLEWGVNDRAEDRAIVVHGAPYVSEAYLAEHGRLGRSWGCPALPLGVHDAVIDRIKDGTAVFAYYPDRQWLADSAFLRCDRRVARR; this is translated from the coding sequence GTGAAGGGCAAAAGCGTCCTCCAGGTGGTGGTGGTTGCGGTGGCGGCGGCGACGGCGCTTGCGGCCTGCGCGACACCCCGATACCAGTCGACGTCGAAGCGGTGGACGAAGGAGCCGTGGCGCCCGGTACCGTCCGCTATGGAAGCCTCGGGTCCGCGCGCCGAAGTGCTCGACCTGGCGCTCAGAGCCTTCGAGTGCGGTCGTTCCGCGGGGCATTTCCAGGGGAGTTTGTTGACGGTCATCGATTACTCTCTGCCGTCGGCGGCGCGCCGGCTCTGGGTGATCGACGTCGACCGCGGAACGGTGCTGTTCAACGAGCTGGTGGCGCACGGCGAGGGCAGCGGCGAAGCGTACGCGGTGGCCTTCTCGAACACGCCGGGCTCGCGGCAATCGAGTCTGGGTCTGTTTCGAACCGAGCAGACGTACTGGGGCCGGCACGGACAGTCGTTGCGCCTGTCGGGGCTCGAGTGGGGGGTTAACGATCGCGCCGAGGATCGGGCGATCGTGGTGCACGGGGCGCCGTACGTCAGCGAGGCGTATCTGGCGGAACACGGCCGGCTCGGGCGCAGTTGGGGCTGCCCGGCGCTACCTCTCGGAGTGCACGACGCGGTGATCGACCGTATCAAGGACGGCACGGCCGTGTTCGCGTACTACCCCGACCGCCAGTGGCTGGCCGACTCGGCGTTCCTCCGCTGCGACCGGCGCGTCGCGCGGCGATAG
- a CDS encoding L,D-transpeptidase family protein: MAVQGQRDRPPTRAMRASPASCAPSETRSFGLAVAAVFLSIVCATPLRAALDPGAVAPAVTTMLGRPTPLLVDGTVLDAETLRFAYEARAGAPLWVARGKDDEQRVRAVADVLAAANGEGLDPRAYHVGLIQRRLGTEEPTGLVELELLLSDGVLRYAAHQTRGVNPPRYGNGELGFEREALDARGTLLGIAEAPDPARALRDLAPQHAGYARLRDTLRNYREIQKAGGWPTLPDGPKLEVGMSDAAVPALRQRLAATAEYDGAPSDSRILDAALVDALKRFQTRNGLLADGILGKGSRAALNVSVDRHIDQIVVNMERWRWLGPTLGDRHVKVNVPAFALELVENSKAVMAMPVVVGKQNQRTPNFSSEIRQLVFNPSWFIPPSIARAEIMPKARVDSTYLSRNGYVVRYAAAPTPATATDAAAGPPPPSPAPRVIGLKQPPGPKNPLGRVKFDLPNAFGVYLHDTPSRASIQQSGRAASHGCIRLSNALGLADALLTDSGGLSDARRKKLLSTWQTKTVTLSQPVPVHIVYETVWVDDSGVVHTRPDVYGRDDKLKKQLTEARSARPTVYARRQPEPPIDAEKTVAAP, encoded by the coding sequence ATGGCGGTACAAGGGCAGCGCGATCGCCCACCGACTCGGGCGATGCGGGCGAGCCCGGCATCGTGCGCCCCGTCGGAAACGAGATCATTCGGTCTTGCAGTCGCCGCGGTGTTCTTGAGTATCGTCTGCGCGACACCGCTGCGCGCCGCACTCGACCCGGGAGCCGTCGCGCCGGCAGTCACGACGATGCTCGGGCGGCCGACGCCGCTGCTCGTCGACGGCACCGTGCTCGACGCCGAGACTTTGCGGTTCGCTTACGAAGCGCGCGCCGGAGCGCCACTCTGGGTGGCTCGCGGCAAGGACGACGAGCAGCGGGTTCGCGCCGTGGCCGACGTGTTGGCCGCGGCGAACGGTGAAGGCCTCGACCCGCGCGCCTATCACGTCGGCCTCATCCAGCGCCGGCTCGGCACCGAAGAGCCTACCGGGCTCGTCGAGCTCGAGTTGCTGCTCTCCGACGGCGTCTTGCGATACGCCGCCCATCAGACCCGCGGCGTCAACCCGCCGCGGTATGGCAACGGAGAGCTAGGCTTCGAACGCGAAGCGCTCGACGCCCGGGGAACCCTGCTCGGCATCGCGGAAGCGCCGGACCCGGCGCGGGCTCTGCGCGACCTGGCGCCGCAACACGCCGGATATGCGCGCCTGCGCGACACGCTGCGCAACTACCGCGAGATCCAGAAAGCCGGCGGCTGGCCCACCCTACCCGACGGACCGAAGCTGGAAGTGGGCATGAGTGACGCGGCCGTCCCGGCCCTGCGCCAACGCCTGGCGGCGACCGCGGAATACGACGGCGCTCCGTCCGACTCCAGAATCCTCGACGCGGCGCTCGTCGACGCGCTGAAACGGTTCCAAACGCGCAACGGATTGCTCGCCGACGGAATCCTCGGCAAAGGAAGCCGGGCGGCGTTGAACGTTTCTGTCGATCGGCACATCGACCAGATCGTCGTCAACATGGAGCGCTGGCGATGGCTTGGTCCCACGCTCGGCGACCGTCACGTCAAGGTCAACGTCCCGGCCTTCGCGCTCGAACTCGTCGAGAACAGCAAGGCCGTGATGGCGATGCCCGTCGTGGTCGGCAAGCAGAACCAGCGCACTCCGAATTTCAGCAGCGAGATCCGCCAGCTCGTGTTCAACCCCTCCTGGTTCATCCCGCCGAGCATCGCTCGCGCCGAGATCATGCCCAAAGCGCGCGTCGACTCGACGTACCTGAGCCGCAACGGTTACGTCGTGCGTTACGCCGCCGCGCCGACTCCGGCGACCGCGACCGACGCTGCCGCAGGGCCGCCACCCCCTTCGCCGGCGCCGCGGGTGATCGGCCTCAAGCAGCCGCCGGGTCCGAAGAATCCGCTCGGACGCGTGAAGTTCGACCTACCGAACGCCTTCGGCGTGTATCTGCACGACACGCCGTCGCGTGCCAGCATTCAGCAGAGCGGCCGCGCCGCCAGTCACGGCTGCATCCGGCTCAGCAACGCCCTCGGCCTTGCCGATGCGCTCCTTACCGACAGCGGCGGCCTGTCCGACGCGCGGCGCAAGAAACTGCTGTCGACCTGGCAGACAAAGACCGTCACGCTGTCGCAGCCGGTCCCCGTGCACATCGTGTACGAAACCGTCTGGGTCGACGACAGCGGCGTCGTACACACACGTCCGGACGTCTACGGGCGCGACGACAAGCTGAAGAAGCAACTCACCGAGGCGCGGTCGGCACGGCCGACGGTCTACGCCCGCCGGCAGCCCGAGCCCCCGATCGACGCCGAAAAGACCGTCGCCGCACCGTAA
- a CDS encoding type II toxin-antitoxin system HicA family toxin, whose product MTRLLRAGFVEVHQTGSHKVLRHPDGRQTYVAMHTATLPTGTFRKILKQAGLTEEEFRDL is encoded by the coding sequence CTGACGCGGCTTCTCCGTGCGGGCTTTGTCGAGGTTCACCAGACAGGTAGCCACAAGGTGCTTCGCCATCCCGACGGTCGCCAGACGTACGTGGCGATGCACACCGCGACGCTTCCCACCGGAACCTTCCGCAAGATTCTGAAGCAGGCAGGTCTGACCGAGGAGGAGTTCCGAGATCTGTAG
- a CDS encoding RnfABCDGE type electron transport complex subunit D, translating into MTDARPPAWMKPTAAAGEVTGPFLHSGRTLRRLMFEVVLALLPICVVAIWRYGTAAAVPLGLAVVVAWVFDLACDARRAFDGSAVVAGIVTALSMPASGPIWLGPVGAAAAILVGKHLFGGLGNNVFNPAAVGRVVLMGIVPARLLAPAWSGVDGVSAATPLAKEIGAVAPGVRELLFGLHPGALAEAAPLAVLGGGLCLILMRTVDWRVPLTYLAGVALLALVLPPGARMAGHAPWLAGDALAQLLSGGALLAAFFMLTDPVTAPFSARGRVIFAVLAAVYTMAVRYYTPYPDGAALAVLVANAAVPLLDRATGC; encoded by the coding sequence ATGACCGATGCGCGACCGCCGGCATGGATGAAACCGACCGCCGCGGCCGGCGAGGTGACGGGTCCGTTCCTCCATAGCGGGCGGACTCTGCGGCGGCTGATGTTCGAAGTGGTGCTGGCGCTATTGCCGATTTGTGTGGTGGCGATCTGGCGATACGGAACGGCGGCGGCCGTGCCGCTCGGTCTGGCCGTGGTGGTGGCGTGGGTATTCGACCTGGCGTGCGATGCGCGGCGAGCGTTCGACGGCAGTGCCGTGGTTGCGGGGATTGTTACGGCGCTGTCGATGCCGGCAAGTGGGCCGATCTGGCTTGGGCCGGTGGGTGCGGCGGCGGCGATTCTCGTCGGCAAGCACCTGTTCGGCGGTCTCGGCAACAACGTGTTCAACCCGGCGGCGGTGGGGCGGGTGGTTCTCATGGGCATCGTTCCGGCGCGGCTCCTTGCGCCGGCGTGGTCGGGTGTCGACGGGGTGAGTGCGGCGACGCCGTTGGCGAAGGAGATCGGTGCGGTGGCACCGGGGGTGAGGGAGTTGTTGTTCGGGCTTCACCCGGGCGCGCTTGCCGAGGCGGCGCCGCTGGCGGTGCTCGGCGGCGGGTTATGCTTGATCCTGATGCGGACCGTCGATTGGCGTGTGCCGTTGACGTATCTGGCCGGGGTGGCGTTGCTGGCATTGGTTCTTCCGCCGGGCGCGAGAATGGCAGGGCACGCCCCGTGGCTGGCGGGGGATGCGTTGGCGCAGTTGCTATCCGGCGGCGCTTTGCTGGCGGCCTTCTTCATGCTCACCGATCCGGTGACCGCGCCGTTCTCGGCCCGGGGGCGGGTGATCTTCGCGGTGCTCGCGGCGGTCTATACGATGGCGGTGCGCTACTACACTCCTTACCCCGACGGTGCGGCGTTGGCGGTTCTGGTAGCGAACGCGGCGGTGCCGCTCCTCGATCGTGCGACGGGCTGTTGA
- a CDS encoding FMN-binding protein, with protein sequence MTVASRVRTAVMAGVGRADRLGAVLLACALGLNVALPRPDAARRLAESLIGPVEPVAVSGPPAFRAGSAAVLFFDVVGVQGPVRGAVVVDEGGIEQVLLVRGHEGVDRTALLRSDFLERFRGRAATPPLVVHTVTGATVSSQRVVDAVNERLQAWKAVTP encoded by the coding sequence ATGACTGTGGCGAGCCGCGTCCGGACCGCGGTCATGGCCGGTGTGGGGCGAGCGGATCGGCTGGGGGCCGTGCTCCTGGCGTGCGCACTGGGACTCAACGTGGCGTTGCCGCGACCCGACGCTGCGCGTCGACTGGCGGAGTCGCTGATCGGTCCGGTCGAGCCGGTCGCCGTGTCCGGGCCGCCGGCGTTCCGGGCCGGCTCGGCGGCGGTGCTGTTCTTCGATGTCGTCGGTGTGCAGGGTCCCGTGCGCGGCGCGGTGGTCGTCGATGAAGGGGGTATCGAGCAAGTCCTGCTCGTGCGCGGGCACGAAGGAGTCGATCGGACCGCGCTGCTTCGGAGCGACTTCCTCGAGCGGTTCCGCGGCCGGGCGGCAACGCCGCCTCTCGTGGTACACACGGTGACCGGTGCGACGGTGTCCTCTCAGCGCGTCGTGGATGCCGTCAACGAACGGCTGCAGGCATGGAAGGCGGTGACTCCGTGA
- a CDS encoding FAD:protein FMN transferase codes for MPDTVRPIYRIAAVAVGVAVLVALGVAERRGRPGSAGAIVRVARPMMGTLVEVSVWAEAGAQPRAAAAANEALDLAAAIEARISEWQPGSETSAINAAAGAATVAVGPELQELVERSIEWARRSDGAFDVTGGPLFELWERARLTRRLPAGAEIAARQALVGYRGIRQEGARIGLARAGMKLGFGAIGKGFAADRMAARLRQIGFPNFIVDAGGDVVVGGSRDGAPWIVGVRDPRRDTLLATLPATDCAIATSGDYERFFAVDGTRYQHIVDLRTGWPAREVTGATAIAGNGTAADALATAIAVLGWERGIALADALPDVEALAVDRDGRVHLSRGLRLEGDRLQWLR; via the coding sequence ATGCCTGACACGGTACGTCCTATCTATCGAATAGCGGCGGTCGCGGTGGGCGTTGCCGTGCTGGTCGCGCTCGGCGTTGCCGAGCGGCGCGGCCGGCCCGGTTCGGCCGGAGCGATCGTCCGGGTGGCGCGGCCCATGATGGGTACGCTGGTGGAGGTGTCGGTGTGGGCGGAAGCGGGCGCTCAGCCGCGCGCGGCCGCGGCCGCCAACGAGGCGCTCGACCTGGCCGCCGCGATCGAGGCGCGCATCAGCGAGTGGCAGCCGGGCAGCGAGACGTCGGCGATCAATGCCGCGGCCGGGGCCGCGACGGTGGCCGTCGGACCCGAACTGCAGGAGCTGGTAGAGCGATCGATTGAATGGGCGCGCCGCAGCGACGGCGCCTTCGACGTCACCGGGGGACCGCTCTTCGAGTTGTGGGAGCGGGCGCGGCTGACCCGAAGGCTGCCGGCCGGCGCGGAAATCGCCGCACGCCAGGCACTGGTCGGCTACCGGGGCATTCGGCAGGAAGGCGCCCGCATCGGCCTTGCCCGTGCGGGCATGAAGCTCGGCTTCGGCGCCATCGGCAAGGGCTTCGCCGCCGACCGCATGGCCGCGCGGCTGCGGCAGATCGGCTTCCCGAATTTCATCGTCGATGCGGGTGGCGACGTCGTCGTCGGCGGCTCTCGGGACGGTGCCCCGTGGATCGTCGGGGTGCGCGATCCGCGCCGCGACACCCTGCTCGCAACGCTCCCGGCCACCGACTGCGCGATCGCCACTTCCGGCGACTACGAACGGTTCTTCGCCGTCGATGGCACGCGCTATCAGCATATCGTCGACCTGCGCACCGGCTGGCCGGCACGCGAAGTGACCGGTGCGACCGCGATCGCCGGCAACGGCACCGCCGCCGACGCGCTGGCTACCGCGATCGCCGTGCTCGGCTGGGAACGGGGGATTGCGCTGGCCGACGCACTGCCGGACGTCGAGGCTCTCGCCGTCGATCGCGATGGCCGAGTACATCTGTCGCGGGGCCTGCGTCTCGAAGGCGACCGCTTGCAATGGCTGCGATGA
- a CDS encoding endonuclease domain-containing protein, translating into MRHERHVDFCCVESRLVVEVDGGQHLEQREYDQERARFLKLSGCRVVRFWNNDVIENIEGVLARIGEAVRGVAIVTRD; encoded by the coding sequence ATGAGGCACGAGCGTCACGTCGACTTCTGTTGCGTGGAATCGAGGCTGGTGGTGGAAGTAGATGGCGGTCAGCACTTGGAGCAACGGGAATACGACCAAGAGCGTGCCCGGTTTCTGAAACTCTCGGGGTGCCGGGTTGTGCGGTTCTGGAACAACGACGTGATTGAAAACATCGAGGGTGTGCTGGCGAGAATTGGGGAAGCGGTGCGGGGCGTGGCGATCGTGACACGGGACTGA